The genomic interval CGGCCCTTCAATCAGCACGTCCATCGTGCGACCGAGAATACGATGGTTATCCTCTTCGCTAATTTGGTTTTGCACCGCGAGCAGTTCGTTGTTGCGGCGGCGTTTCACGTCTTCCGGCACGTCGTCGGGCCAGAGGTCGGGGGCTTTCGTGCCGGGACGCTGGCTGTATTTGAAGATGAAGCTGTTCTTGAAGCGAGATTCGCGCACCAACTCAACCGTTTGTTGGAAGTCCGCGTCCGTTTCGCCACAGAAGCCGACGATGAAGTCGCTCGTCACCGCGGCGTTGGGAATGGTCGCACGGATGCGCGACATCATCTCGCGGTATTCTTCGACCGTATAGCCGCGCTTCATGCGCTTCAGCATTTCGTTCGAGCCGCTTTGGGCCGGTACGTGCAGGTACGGCGAGCATTTCGGCAGGTCGCGCACCGCTTGCAGCAAGTCGTCGGTCATGTCCTTCGGGAAATTCGTGACGAACTTGAGCCGCTGGAGGCCGTCGATGTCGTGCAGGCGGTAAAGCAGGTCGGACAACCGCGTGGTGCGGTTGCCGTCGGTGTGGCGGTAGCTGTTGACCGTCTGGCCGAGGAGTGTCACTTCGAGGCAGCCTTCGTCGGCCAGCTTGCGGGCTTCGGCGACGATGGGGTCGGGGTGGCGGCCTTGTTCCGGCCCGCGCACGCGCGGGACGATGCAGTAGGTGCAGAACTTGTCGCAGCCGATTTGGATCCGCACATATGCCTGGTACGGCGAGGGTCGCATTTGCGGGTCGCGGTCGGGGTCGTAGCTTTCGAAGCTGCGCTCGATTTCGTCGCGATCGACGCCCCCTTTGCGGTCGAGGCTGACTTCGAGCCGCTGCGCCCCGCGCGCGCCACGGTCGGTGGCGGCGATTTCGTCGAGCATTCGCGGAACTTGGTGCAGTTGGCCAGGGCCGACCACCAGATCGACATACGGGGCGCGCTCGAAGATCAGCTTTTGTTCTTTTTGAGCCATGCAACCGAGGACGCCGATGATCTTATGTGGATTTTGCGTCTTGGCATTCTTCAAGCGGCCCAAGGCGCTATAGATTTTATCTTCGGCATGTTGCCGTACGCTGCACGTGTTGAACAGGATCGTGTCGGCCTTCGCCGGCGCATCGACGACTTCGTAACCTTGCTTGCGCAGCGCGGCCACGACCAACTCGCTATCGAGCACGTTCATCTGGCAGCCGACGGTTTCGATGTAGAGGCGCTTGGACACGGGCGGAGAGCCGAGGTTCAGGGTTCTGCAGGAGGGGAGGCAGGACGATTACCAGAGGCCGAGCTTTGTCCAGACGGCCGGGCCAACTTGGCCTGCGACGGAGTGGCGAGACTGCCGCCGGCGAAACGAAAGAGGTTCATGAGAAAGACGCAAGAAACCAGGATGCCTTGTGAAGTTACTCGACCTATCCGCGCGATCCGCGATGAATGTGGCGCATCGCGTCGCGCAGCCGCTGTTTCATCGCGTGGCGGCTGTGGATGGCCACGAGCACGCCGGTTCCAAAGGCGTAGGCAAGCACAACCCACAGTACCAAATCCCACCGGCTGAGGCCGTCCATGGCGAAGCCCTCCGAAACATCCAAACAAGATGGGGAAACTCATTCCTATTGTAGCGGAAAATCGACGATCGCGTGAATGGGAAAAACAACGAGAAAGTCGAGAAGTCGCTTCCATGCGCCTGTTTCCTCCGCCAGCACATGGTATTGATCGCCACCAGTCCCTGCCGGTCGGCAGAATCCCAAGGAATTGACCTCGCAGGGTTTCGCCCGCCGCGGCCGCAAACGCCGCGTCTCCTTGGCCGTTAGCACGGATTCGTCCTTCGCCACCTTCAATGCCGCGCCAAGCTGGGCCTGCCGCCACGCCCACTGGAAGTGTTCGATCTCGACATTACGCTGTTCGCGTTCGTCGCTGACCAAGCGCAGGCAACCGTGCCGCGGATTTTCCAGACCATGCACTCATAACACCTCGGTGCAGGGCGCTGAGACAGGCCATCGGCGCGACGGCGAATCGGGCGCACCAATCCATGCATCATCGGGCGATTGCAATCTTCGTCCAGACTCCGCTTGCAAGCCAACACTTACGCGGCCGCCGAGATGCTGAAGCTTTTCCGTCAATGCCTCATAACCGCGCCGTAAGTAGCAGCCGGCGGCAATGGTCGTATCGCCGCGTATCGCTAGAGCGGCCAATAATAGCGCTGCTCCCGCGCGCAGATCGGTTGCCGCCACGCCGGTGCCGTTAAGCTGTCGCACGCCGTGGACGATCAGCGTTGCCTCGCCCTGTTCGATGCATGCTCCCATTTGCCGTAGGGCGTCTACGTGGCCGAACCGCTCTGGAAAAACGTGGTCGCCGATGGTGCTGCTTCCAGCCGCTAGCGTCGCCAGGGAAGTGAGCATCGGCTGCAGATCGGTCGGTACGCCAGGATACGGCGCTGCCGTGCAGTGAAACGCCTGCGGCTGTTCGTACCCCGTCAGGCGCACCCAATCGCGGCCGACTTCGATCAGTGCATCGGCGTCTTCCAATACGCCGAGCACCGCTTCCAAATGATCTGGACGACAACCCGCGACCATTACATCGCCGCCGGTGATTGCTCCGGCGATCAGCAGAGTACCTGCTTCGATGCGGTCGGGAATGATTCGATGCAAACCGCCGCCAAGTTGATCGACGCCGCGAATTCGCAGCTTCGATGTTCCTAGGCCGTCGATGCGGGCGCCCAGCGCAATGAGAAATTCACCCAGATCAACGATCTCCGGCTCTCGCGCCGCATTTAGAATCACCGTTTCGCCGCGGGCAAGGACAGCAGCCATCAGTACGTTGGCCGTACCGGTGACGCTCGGCCCACGTGGGCCTCCAAGATCGATCGTGGCGCCTCGTAGTCCGCTGGATTGAGCAATCACATAGCCGCGTTCGATACGAATGTCGGCCCCCAGCGCGACAAACCCCTTGAGGTGTAAATCGACGGGGCGTGGCCCCAGCCGGCAACCGCCTGGCAACGCAACAATCCCTGTTCGTCGGCGAGCCATTAACGGTCCCAACACGCAAAAACTGGCGCGCATTCGCGAAACCAGCTTGCCGTCGGCTCTCGTCGGCGAAGGATCGACCGTGTTGATATAAATTCGGTGATCGGCGCGGCGCTTCACTTCGACGCCGAGATGCCCAAGCAGCAGCGACAGAGTAGCTACATCGCCAAGGTCAGGCACATTTTCCAGCACGACCGGTCCATCGGCCAGCATGCTGGCAGCCAAGATCGGCAAGGCCGCGTTCTTGGAGCCGGCATTGGCCACGAGGCCACGCAGCGGCTGCCCCCCTTCGACGGTGATCACGTTCTCATGCATGTGCGCCCTCCCTGGCAAACGATTTCGGCGGCATGGCAACGTACTTGCCGAGCCACCCCTGCGTCAAATTTTCTTAGCCTGCACAATCCGCGGCAGTTTGGCAAAATCCTTGATCGTGGCGCCGAGTTCAAAGCCGCCGTGCTTGGCGATGATCTCACGTGCCGCAGGTTCAATCATGGGACTAACTTCCACCAACAGCCAGCCGCCCGGTTCCAGCCGTATTGCCGCTTGTGGTACCAATCGTTCGATCGCCTCCGTTCCGCGCGGGCCTGCCACAAGCGCCACTCGCGGCTCGAAGTTTCGCACGGAGGGAGGCAATGTAGCAAATTCGTCTTTACTGACATACGGCGGATTGCTGGCAATCACTTGGAACCGCCGTTTGAGCGAAACGGCATCGAACAAATCGCTTTCGACCAATTCAATTCGATCCGCAACACCAAGCGTCTGGGCATTGCCGCGGGCTACGGCCAAGGCTGCTGCGCTCACATCAATTGCTAGCACTCGCGCCGCTGGCAAGTGCTTGGCAGCGCATACGGCAATGATTCCACTGCCTGAGCCGACGTCTGCAATCCGCGGTTGGTCGGTTGCGATCGTGCCCTGCTTGAACAGATCGATCAGCCGCAGCACCAACGATTCGGTCTCCGGCCGCGGAATGAGCACGTCGGGCGTGACGCGGAATGGCAACGAATAAAACTCGCGTCGCCCCACGAGATAAGCGACTGGCATTCCTTCAGCACGCTGCTTGACCAGTTCGCGAAACTTTGTTCGCGTGGCATCGCCGGCCAACTCTTCGAATTTCGTGTACAGTTCGATCCGCTGGCATCCGCAGCTTTCCGCCAACAGCACCTCCGCATCCAACCGCGGCGAATCCGACCCGTGCTGCTTCAGATAGTCCGTCGTCCACGTCAGCAGCCGGCCGATGGTCCAAGTTTCGCTTTGGGGCATGGCCGAACACGGGGGTCAAAAATTGAAAATATGGCGACGGGGAATGCCGAACAATGCATGCTGAACGATCGATGGAGAAAATAGGTCCGCCGTCGTTCGTCATTCATGATTCGCCATTCGCACTACTCCACCGTTCCCATCAGTTCGCGTTGCTGGCGACGATCGTGATCCATCAGTGCCTCGGTTACCATGTTCAACTTGCCTTGCAGAATGTTGTCGAGCTGATAGAGGGTCAAATTGATGCGATGATCGGTCAAGCGATTCTGCGGAAAATTGTAGGTACGAATGCGTTGGCTGCGATCGCCGGAGCCGACCAGCGATTTCCGTTCGCTGGCCCGCTTTTCGTGCTCTTGCTGGCGTTTGTGCTCGTAGAGCCGAGTTTTCAGTACGCGCAACGCCTTAGCGAAGTTCTTGTGCTGACTCTTTTCGTCCTGGCA from Pirellulales bacterium carries:
- the miaB gene encoding tRNA (N6-isopentenyl adenosine(37)-C2)-methylthiotransferase MiaB, translating into MSKRLYIETVGCQMNVLDSELVVAALRKQGYEVVDAPAKADTILFNTCSVRQHAEDKIYSALGRLKNAKTQNPHKIIGVLGCMAQKEQKLIFERAPYVDLVVGPGQLHQVPRMLDEIAATDRGARGAQRLEVSLDRKGGVDRDEIERSFESYDPDRDPQMRPSPYQAYVRIQIGCDKFCTYCIVPRVRGPEQGRHPDPIVAEARKLADEGCLEVTLLGQTVNSYRHTDGNRTTRLSDLLYRLHDIDGLQRLKFVTNFPKDMTDDLLQAVRDLPKCSPYLHVPAQSGSNEMLKRMKRGYTVEEYREMMSRIRATIPNAAVTSDFIVGFCGETDADFQQTVELVRESRFKNSFIFKYSQRPGTKAPDLWPDDVPEDVKRRRNNELLAVQNQISEEDNHRILGRTMDVLIEGPSKRAQKFDRTDDREPRTDDAGSDRGDESSVSGAGVNGHITQLVGRTHCDRIVVFEGNRRQIGQILPVTIFDCTPMTLFGAVVTQEVGPEVYSLT
- the murA gene encoding UDP-N-acetylglucosamine 1-carboxyvinyltransferase codes for the protein MHENVITVEGGQPLRGLVANAGSKNAALPILAASMLADGPVVLENVPDLGDVATLSLLLGHLGVEVKRRADHRIYINTVDPSPTRADGKLVSRMRASFCVLGPLMARRRTGIVALPGGCRLGPRPVDLHLKGFVALGADIRIERGYVIAQSSGLRGATIDLGGPRGPSVTGTANVLMAAVLARGETVILNAAREPEIVDLGEFLIALGARIDGLGTSKLRIRGVDQLGGGLHRIIPDRIEAGTLLIAGAITGGDVMVAGCRPDHLEAVLGVLEDADALIEVGRDWVRLTGYEQPQAFHCTAAPYPGVPTDLQPMLTSLATLAAGSSTIGDHVFPERFGHVDALRQMGACIEQGEATLIVHGVRQLNGTGVAATDLRAGAALLLAALAIRGDTTIAAGCYLRRGYEALTEKLQHLGGRVSVGLQAESGRRLQSPDDAWIGAPDSPSRRWPVSAPCTEVL
- the prmC gene encoding peptide chain release factor N(5)-glutamine methyltransferase, whose product is MPQSETWTIGRLLTWTTDYLKQHGSDSPRLDAEVLLAESCGCQRIELYTKFEELAGDATRTKFRELVKQRAEGMPVAYLVGRREFYSLPFRVTPDVLIPRPETESLVLRLIDLFKQGTIATDQPRIADVGSGSGIIAVCAAKHLPAARVLAIDVSAAALAVARGNAQTLGVADRIELVESDLFDAVSLKRRFQVIASNPPYVSKDEFATLPPSVRNFEPRVALVAGPRGTEAIERLVPQAAIRLEPGGWLLVEVSPMIEPAAREIIAKHGGFELGATIKDFAKLPRIVQAKKI